A window of Arsenophonus sp. aPb contains these coding sequences:
- the rfbD gene encoding dTDP-4-dehydrorhamnose reductase, whose product MKVLLTGGKGQLGQSLNRVFPSDWVILSTDKVILDISIKRHVYEVICSFKPDIIINTAAFTSVDAAEKDIESSKLVNYFGVKYIACAAQKYGSKLIHISTDYVFDGKTKSAYKEIDKPQPLNIYGSTKLAGELFITENNVNSYIIRTSWIYSEYGKNFLKSIYNLLLKKKNIHIVGDQIGCPTYAPHIADLIIAIIKNNTISPGLYHFCGDKVISWYDFACEIAHLMGADKSLIMKIDSKDYKFSTIRPSFSALSCNKLERYGYKRSNFLYGITHSIDKLMNFK is encoded by the coding sequence ATGAAAGTATTATTAACTGGAGGAAAAGGTCAATTGGGTCAAAGTCTTAACAGAGTATTTCCCTCTGATTGGGTAATTTTATCTACAGATAAAGTTATATTGGATATATCAATAAAAAGACATGTTTATGAGGTAATTTGTTCATTTAAGCCTGATATCATTATTAACACTGCGGCATTTACTTCTGTCGACGCCGCTGAAAAAGATATTGAAAGCTCAAAGTTAGTCAATTATTTTGGTGTCAAATATATTGCTTGTGCTGCACAAAAATATGGTTCAAAGTTAATTCATATTTCAACAGACTATGTTTTTGATGGTAAAACTAAATCTGCCTATAAAGAAATTGATAAACCTCAACCATTGAATATATATGGTTCAACAAAGCTAGCTGGAGAATTATTTATTACTGAAAATAACGTAAATTCATATATTATCAGAACCTCATGGATTTACAGTGAATATGGTAAAAATTTTCTTAAGTCTATATATAATCTACTTCTTAAGAAAAAAAACATTCATATAGTTGGAGATCAAATTGGATGCCCAACTTATGCTCCACATATAGCAGACCTCATTATTGCAATTATTAAAAATAATACTATTTCGCCTGGGCTATATCATTTCTGCGGGGATAAAGTTATTAGTTGGTATGACTTTGCCTGCGAAATAGCACATTTGATGGGCGCTGACAAATCTTTAATAATGAAAATTGATTCTAAAGATTATAAGTTTTCTACTATCAGACCGTCCTTTAGTGCATTGAGTTGTAATAAGCTAGAAAGGTACGGATATAAGAGATCAAATTTTTTGTATGGTATTACTCACTCCATCGATAAACTAATGAATTTTAAATGA
- a CDS encoding ABC transporter ATP-binding protein, whose translation MTSEIILQNVGLDFIAYNKKLTIKEFFIDFLSKKNRQTQEIFSALININLHIIQGDRLGIIGFNGAGKSSLLKILSKIYSPTTGTIKVNGKIAPLLEIGAGFNNELSGRENIYLNGTILGYTKQQIKNIENEIIEFSELTQFIDMPIKHYSTGMYMKLAFSIATSIKPDILILDELFAGGDLNFIKKAQTRIKTMIENANIIVFVSHQMELLLELCNRVIWIEHGCIVADGNPKQIIERYLNQ comes from the coding sequence ATGACTTCCGAAATCATTTTGCAAAATGTAGGGCTTGATTTTATAGCTTATAATAAAAAATTAACTATCAAGGAATTTTTTATCGATTTTTTATCAAAAAAAAATCGTCAAACACAAGAAATATTTTCTGCATTAATTAATATTAATTTACATATAATACAAGGAGATAGGTTAGGTATAATAGGTTTTAATGGAGCGGGGAAAAGCTCTTTACTAAAAATATTAAGTAAAATATATTCTCCAACTACAGGCACTATCAAAGTGAATGGAAAAATTGCTCCATTATTAGAAATTGGAGCGGGATTTAATAATGAGCTTAGTGGTCGAGAGAATATTTATCTAAATGGTACTATCCTTGGTTACACTAAACAACAAATTAAAAATATTGAAAATGAAATTATCGAATTTTCCGAGCTAACTCAATTCATTGATATGCCGATAAAGCATTATTCGACAGGTATGTATATGAAATTAGCGTTTTCTATCGCTACTTCTATTAAACCTGATATTTTAATTTTAGATGAACTTTTTGCAGGTGGAGATCTTAATTTTATAAAGAAAGCTCAAACAAGAATAAAAACCATGATTGAGAATGCAAATATAATAGTCTTTGTTTCTCATCAAATGGAACTTCTTCTTGAATTATGCAATAGAGTAATTTGGATTGAACATGGCTGTATTGTTGCAGATGGTAACCCAAAGCAAATTATAGAAAGATATTTAAATCAATAG